A section of the Primulina eburnea isolate SZY01 chromosome 1, ASM2296580v1, whole genome shotgun sequence genome encodes:
- the LOC140806951 gene encoding uncharacterized protein has protein sequence MTQFFAQFAWNQATAAGVGTRPQPEAMYERFRRMSPKEFSRTTDPMIAEGWIKSIEVIFDFMELQDADRVRCAIFLLAGDARRWWDSAWVAIDLPTLSWTRFKEACFAKYFTEEVQSRLIREFMSLRQGDSSVADFVRKFERGCYFVPRIANDAQSKLRQFIDGLWPILRRDVRVAGPTTYAVAVSRALAAEQDLRDIEADRQGKRPYQAPPQPQQHQHQRPQHKWPYQGPPGKKPYQRPPKVC, from the exons atgacgcagttcttcgcgcaaTTTGCGTGGAACCAGGCTACAGCAGCGGGTGTGGGGACGAGACCCCAACCGGAAGCAATGTATgagaggtttaggaggatgagtccAAAGGAGTTCTCGCGTACTACCGACCCGATGATAGCAGAAGGATGGATCAAGTCTATTGAGGTAATAttcgactttatggagctgCAGGATGCAGACCGAGTCCGTTGTGCCATATTCCTTTTAGCAGGCGATGCCAGACGTTGGTGGGACAGTGCGTGGGTGGCAATTGATTTGCCGACTTTGTCTTGGACTAGATTCAAGGAAGCGTGCttcgccaagtacttcactgaagaagtacaATCCCGTCTTATCAGAGAGTTCATGTCGCTACGACAGGGAGACAGCAGCGTAGCAGACTTCGTCAGGAAGTTCGAGAGGGGTTGTTACTTTGTGCCCCGcatagctaatgatgcccaAAGTAAGCTGAGGCAGTTCATAGATGGGTTGTGGCCGATCTTGCGTCGTGACGTtcgagttgctggtcctactacTTATGCAGTTGCCGTGTCAAGAGCATTGGCAGCAGAGCAAGATCTGAGGGATATAGaggctgacaggcagggcaagaggccctatcaggcaccaccgCAACCCCAGCAGCATCAGCATCAGCGACCCCAGCACAAGTGGCCTTACCAGGGGCCACCAGGGAAGAAACCTTATCAGAGACCGCCGAAGG tgtgctag